TCATAAATATCTTGAGCCTTCATCAAACTTTTCCCaataatgtttgtatatctgaGCTTTACCAAATCATTGCTGTGTACATTGTCAATCTGTTGTTTAGTAATTGCACGTATTAATTCTTGCACTTGGAAATTCTGTAATTCTAAATCTGAACTGATCAAACCTTGTTCGACAAGTGGCATCAAAACATGCATCTTGGAAGCTGGTTGACTAGAAGAACCAGTCATTTCAACAGCTTCCTCAATACCAAATCTTCCAGGAAAATATGAAAGCACTTTGATAGCATCTTGCTGTTCGAGAGAGAGTTGAGAAAAGTACTTGTCCATTTCTTGCTTAATATTACGTCTGTTAATTGTACATTCGTCCAGCCAGTCATTGAGCTTGGTTTCATCACAAATCATTTTGTAGATATCATCaaaagataaatgatgatgaaactggGAGAATTTTTCTGCAAAGTAAATAAGAAGTCCTGGCAGGCCACAGGCATATCTGATGATGTTGTGTATTTGTTCTTTGTTCTCATCATCCGTCTCAATGTCTGAACAGCGACTGAAAAGAAGCTGGGCATCTTTAATGGACAATGGACTCACTTTACACTCTCCAAACCTGATTCCATCAAACTGAAATGGTTTTCCACCACTTAATATGAAAATGATTTTTAGATTTATGTGCAGTGGAAAGTCATTGTCGCAAAGCTCCTGGAAACCTGGAAGGAAGCTTTCTTGAATGTTCTGGAAATcatcaaaaatacaaattttccatttcgtATTGGTGATACTGGAACAATTGGTGAATGTATTGTACATGTTGGAAATATCAGACCAACTGCTATTATTAGAAATATGGATGTGTTTTATGTGGagtctttcggggttgatttcaTCCTTCAATTCTTGACAGACCTGTCATATTAGAAACATAACATTAGAACAAGTTCAAAGGTTTCCATAGATTCACTTATCAATTTATTGGTCTctcagtttttctctttctctgtctgactTTATAATTCTCTCTCAATAACTGTCTCTTTGTCTATTCTTTTGTCTATGCATTAGTTCAGGGTATcctttatattcctttatattcACCTTACAGTTTGCCTAAGTACCTTTCTGGACACCAGTTTGTCACTTTGCCATTCAAtctctttaattatttttctattaattacaCAGTTGCTTCATCTCTTTTACTATCCATCTCTTATTtcat
This Octopus sinensis linkage group LG23, ASM634580v1, whole genome shotgun sequence DNA region includes the following protein-coding sequences:
- the LOC115223659 gene encoding uncharacterized protein LOC115223659 isoform X1, with product MATPYRLPSNYMRQQGNSGRHFVGRHDEREKLKILINDEDTQIIQVYGLPYVGKTSLVKTVCQELKDEINPERLHIKHIHISNNSSWSDISNMYNTFTNCSSITNTKWKICIFDDFQNIQESFLPGFQELCDNDFPLHINLKIIFILSGGKPFQFDGIRFGECKVSPLSIKDAQLLFSRCSDIETDDENKEQIHNIIRYACGLPGLLIYFAEKFSQFHHHLSFDDIYKMICDETKLNDWLDECTINRRNIKQEMDKYFSQLSLEQQDAIKVLSYFPGRFGIEEAVEMTGSSSQPASKMHVLMPLVEQGLISSDLELQNFQVQELIRAITKQQIDNVHSNDLVKLRYTNIIGKSLMKAQDIYDKGLIYEALGIMNNNWENISFLMKKGIEAPSDGRTYGVYYEITLKASDILMLCHPRDSRQFFQACLQNSLLFGNEEEQAFMNIAYGVSLTDLPGYGEYKEAMEHYKKALDVLKSRNIQYRQVLLYNSMADNAHMRGNHVEALNFAEMGYNMTVNDASPQMVQDAKIKCASDLAYNLSFVGNNCIMSLMAVMVVVVVVVLFGPRSALVKQIYDQTSTSCKKSILFLMCRETRGTLSNVHFY
- the LOC115223659 gene encoding uncharacterized protein LOC115223659 isoform X2, producing MATPYRLPSNYMRQQGNSGRHFVGRHDEREKLKILINDEDTQIIQVYGLPYVGKTSLVKTVCQELKDEINPERLHIKHIHISNNSSWSDISNMYNTFTNCSSITNTKWKICIFDDFQNIQESFLPGFQELCDNDFPLHINLKIIFILSGGKPFQFDGIRFGECKVSPLSIKDAQLLFSRCSDIETDDENKEQIHNIIRYACGLPGLLIYFAEKFSQFHHHLSFDDIYKMICDETKLNDWLDECTINRRNIKQEMDKYFSQLSLEQQDAIKVLSYFPGRFGIEEAVEMTGSSSQPASKMHVLMPLVEQGLISSDLELQNFQVQELIRAITKQQIDNVHSNDLVKLRYTNIIGKSLMKAQDIYDKGLIYEALGIMNNNWENISFLMKKGIEAPSDGRTYGVYYEITLKASDILMLCHPRDSRQFFQACLQNSLLFGNEEEQAFMNIAYGVSLTDLPGYGEYKEAMEHYKKALDVLKSRNIQYRQVLLYNSMADNAHMRGNHVEALNFAEMGYNMTVNDASPQMVQDAKIKCASDLAYNLSFVGYYDKCENIDRKLKENVRLDYSCFI